In Kiritimatiellaceae bacterium, the genomic window GGCGTCGTCTATGACTCGCGCCGCGCTTTGCCGGGTTCTGTTTTTGTGGCGCTGCACGGCGAGAAAGCAGACGGTGCCGCCTATGTGGAGGATGCCATTCAGCGCGGTGCGGCAGCGGTTATTTCTCAGACGCCCTGCGCCTCCGGTGGAAGTTTTCCGTGCATTCAGGTTGCTGATGCGCGGCTGGCTCTGGCCCGGCTGTCCGGTGCCTTTTTTAATCATCCGGCGTCCCGGCTTTGCACGGTCGGCATCACGGGAACCAACGGAAAGACGACGGTCAGCTTCATGCTGCGCGAAATTTTTAAAGCCGCCGGACGGCGTCCCGGCCTGCTCGGCACCGTGCGCTACGAAATCGGCGATCGCGTTATTCCCGCCTCGCGCACCACGCCGGAAGCCCCCGATCTTCAGTCTATGTTTGCGCAGATGGAACGCGCCGGATGCGACAGCGCGGTGATGGAAGTCTCTTCGCATGCTCTGGCTCAGCACCGGGTGGATGGAATTCTTTATGATGCGGCCATTTTTACAAACCTGACGCAGGATCATCTCGATTATCACGGTACGCTCGAAGAATATTTCAACGTCAAGGCCCGCCTGTTTAATCAGGTTCGGCGGTTCGCGGTCATCAACTGCGACGATCCGTGGGGCCGCCGCCTGCTCAGCGAGAAAAAGTTTCTGGCCGGACTGGTTTCGTACGGATTTGCCGAAGGCGCCGTCGTGCGCGCCCTTAACCCGGTTACCGATGCCCGCGGATCGCGGATGCACGTTCAAAGCCCGTGGGGTAATGCCGAAATCAGTTTGAGTCTCATCGGACGGTTCAACCTGTATAACGCGCTGGCCGCTTTTGCTGCCGCCGCCGCTTTGGACATACCGATTGTTATTATTACCAAAGCGCTGGCCGAAATGCAGTGTGTGCCCGGTCGGCTTGAAGCCGTTGAAAACC contains:
- a CDS encoding UDP-N-acetylmuramoyl-L-alanyl-D-glutamate--2,6-diaminopimelate ligase; its protein translation is MNLNELLNSIETVEVTGDTSCDITGVVYDSRRALPGSVFVALHGEKADGAAYVEDAIQRGAAAVISQTPCASGGSFPCIQVADARLALARLSGAFFNHPASRLCTVGITGTNGKTTVSFMLREIFKAAGRRPGLLGTVRYEIGDRVIPASRTTPEAPDLQSMFAQMERAGCDSAVMEVSSHALAQHRVDGILYDAAIFTNLTQDHLDYHGTLEEYFNVKARLFNQVRRFAVINCDDPWGRRLLSEKKFLAGLVSYGFAEGAVVRALNPVTDARGSRMHVQSPWGNAEISLSLIGRFNLYNALAAFAAAAALDIPIVIITKALAEMQCVPGRLEAVENHKGKRVFVDYAHTDDALLNVLETLREITPGKLVVVFGCGGNRDKGKRPLMGKVAARLADYSVITNDNPRNEVPEKIAAEIAAGFDSERKYEIVLDRKAAIARGLKLIGRKDILLVAGKGHENYQEFNGAIFPFDDREAVREAL